In the Deltaproteobacteria bacterium CG2_30_66_27 genome, GCGAGACCAAAGTCAACATCGGCAGCCGCCATGGCTTCAGTTGTCATGGTCTTCCGGATCGTCGTCGAGCATGCGGTGCTTGGGGCGCTCCACGTCGTCGTACTGATCGCTCTTCACCGCCCACAGGAAGAGGAGCCAGG is a window encoding:
- a CDS encoding cytochrome oxidase maturation protein, cbb3-type; amino-acid sequence: MIVWTTLLLIAVSLALGFAAWLLFLWAVKSDQYDDVERPKHRMLDDDPEDHDN